One Edaphobacter flagellatus genomic region harbors:
- the modA gene encoding molybdate ABC transporter substrate-binding protein: MSQLSWVLLGYRTLQNRPKAGSLAQWFLLVVCCMVASNTTPHAYAQQQKEIRVAAAADLQPVLPVLAADYEKLTGVRLVITFGSSGNLTTQILNGAPMDLFLGADFVFPEKIVAASLADTTAPTQYARGTLVLWARKDSPLQPITLDSLVDKRATSIAIANDQHAPYGQAAVMALKRMHMYDTVKPHLVVAENISQAAQFVESGNAQLGLISLTAASTQHFKDTGTFVRVPTSSYAPIIQCAVVMAKSTQKTAAHAFLDWLLKPEVQARLPEMGLAPVK; encoded by the coding sequence TTTAGGTTATCGCACATTGCAGAACCGGCCAAAAGCGGGCTCGCTGGCGCAATGGTTTCTATTAGTCGTCTGCTGCATGGTTGCGAGTAATACGACTCCACACGCCTACGCGCAGCAACAAAAAGAGATCCGCGTAGCCGCAGCAGCCGACCTGCAACCCGTCCTTCCCGTACTCGCAGCCGACTACGAGAAACTGACCGGCGTAAGACTCGTCATCACCTTCGGCTCCTCCGGCAATCTGACAACTCAAATACTCAACGGCGCACCGATGGACCTCTTCCTCGGAGCAGACTTCGTCTTCCCCGAAAAGATCGTCGCCGCCAGCCTTGCCGATACAACCGCCCCCACACAATACGCTCGCGGCACGCTCGTCCTCTGGGCGCGCAAGGACTCACCGCTCCAGCCCATCACCCTCGACTCCCTCGTCGACAAGCGAGCCACCTCCATCGCCATCGCCAACGACCAGCATGCGCCCTACGGACAGGCCGCCGTCATGGCCCTCAAGCGCATGCACATGTACGACACCGTCAAGCCGCACCTCGTTGTCGCCGAAAACATCTCGCAGGCTGCTCAGTTCGTCGAATCGGGCAACGCGCAGTTGGGGCTCATCTCGCTCACCGCCGCCAGCACACAGCACTTCAAAGACACCGGAACCTTCGTCCGCGTACCCACCTCCTCTTACGCCCCCATCATCCAGTGCGCCGTAGTGATGGCGAAGTCCACTCAAAAAACAGCCGCACACGCTTTCCTCGACTGGCTGCTGAAGCCCGAGGTGCAGGCTCGTCTGCCCGAGATGGGCCTCGCTCCA